From the Pseudomonadota bacterium genome, one window contains:
- the cysD gene encoding sulfate adenylyltransferase subunit CysD, producing MAVSSDTHLAALEAESIFIMREVAAEFRNPVMLYSIGKDSSVMLRLAEKAFHPGRLPFPLLHVDTRWKFRDMYAMRDAVAAKHEMRVFVNPEAVALDINPFDHGGHRHTDLYKTQGLRLALREGRYDAAFGGARRDEEKSRAKERVFSLRDKHQQWDPRSQRPELWNLYNCRIQEGESMRVFPLSNWTEADIWLYIYREKIPVVPLYLARERPVVERDGTLIMVDDARMRLLPGETARQRLVRFRSIGCYPLSGAVESSAETLEQVVSEVLASRRSERQGRLVDRDADDGLEQKKREGYF from the coding sequence ATGGCGGTCAGTTCTGATACCCATCTTGCGGCGCTCGAAGCCGAGAGCATCTTCATCATGCGCGAGGTCGCGGCAGAGTTCCGCAACCCGGTCATGCTCTATTCCATCGGCAAGGACTCGAGCGTGATGCTTCGTCTCGCCGAGAAGGCCTTCCACCCCGGACGTCTCCCCTTCCCGCTGCTTCACGTCGACACGCGCTGGAAGTTCCGTGACATGTATGCGATGCGAGACGCCGTTGCCGCCAAGCACGAGATGCGCGTATTCGTGAACCCTGAGGCGGTGGCGCTCGACATCAACCCCTTCGACCACGGTGGACACCGTCACACCGACCTCTACAAGACCCAGGGGCTGCGACTTGCCCTGCGCGAAGGACGGTACGACGCAGCCTTCGGCGGCGCGCGGCGTGACGAGGAGAAGTCACGTGCCAAGGAGCGGGTGTTCTCGCTTCGCGACAAGCATCAGCAGTGGGATCCCCGGTCCCAGCGCCCTGAGCTCTGGAACCTCTACAACTGCCGGATCCAGGAAGGCGAGAGCATGCGCGTGTTCCCGCTCTCGAACTGGACCGAGGCCGACATCTGGCTCTACATCTATCGCGAGAAGATACCCGTGGTGCCGCTCTACCTCGCGCGTGAGCGACCCGTGGTCGAGCGCGACGGCACCCTCATCATGGTCGATGACGCGCGCATGCGCCTGCTCCCCGGAGAGACGGCGCGACAGCGCCTGGTGCGGTTTCGGAGCATCGGGTGCTATCCCCTGAGCGGAGCCGTGGAATCGTCGGCGGAGACACTCGAGCAGGTGGTGTCCGAGGTGCTCGCGTCACGTCGCTCGGAACGTCAGGGGAGACTGGTCGATCGTGACGCCGACGACGGGCTGGAGCAGAAGAAGCGCGAGGGCTATTTCTGA
- the cysN gene encoding sulfate adenylyltransferase subunit CysN: MTASTRPLLQAQIDRDLLRLLTCGSVDDGKSTLIGRLLHDSGQLFEDQLEALKRDSARLGHAGDALDLSLLTDGLKAEREQGITIDVAFRYFSTSRRKFIIADTPGHEQFTANMATGASVCDLAVVLVDARHGLLDQSRRHTTIVALLGIKHIVVAVNKMDLVGWDRATFESIRTDFARFAAPLGVPDLHFIPLSALHGDNVVRRSTAAPWFAGRPLLELLETIHVASDRNFVDFRFPVQRVVRPDDSFRGYAGTVASGQVQVGDEVTALPCGRRTRVSSIVTYDGDRDEAMAGDAVTLTLADPIDVSRGDMLCHTLNQPLGEREIEAQVIWFDDEALTRGSSWRLKHTTRAVTATITDLVGRTDITTGNVMATDALERNGIGTCVLTLNQPVFYDPYRMNRSTGAFILIHPRTNATAGAGLIVARHPRAHLTPDPQVLVGPAMPEVSPEMHARALRQTPFTIWLTGLPKSGKLPIAYRLEKRLHDVGLHTCVLPAKHMRHGISADLTFSADDRGVNARRLAEIARIVNDAGLIAICTSVSPYRADRERARTVIGAHRFIEAWCSAPAEACEARDANDLYKRARLGELRAFTGVSAPYEMPESADVTLPIHEETLDALVDRLVAVIAARGLYP; encoded by the coding sequence ATGACCGCTTCCACCCGCCCGCTGCTGCAAGCCCAGATCGATCGCGATCTGCTGCGCTTGCTCACCTGCGGAAGCGTCGATGACGGCAAGAGCACGCTCATCGGCCGCCTGCTCCACGACAGCGGCCAGCTCTTCGAAGACCAGCTCGAGGCCCTCAAGCGCGACAGCGCTCGACTGGGCCACGCGGGCGACGCGCTTGATCTCTCGCTGCTGACCGACGGCCTGAAGGCCGAGCGAGAGCAGGGCATCACCATCGACGTCGCCTTTCGATACTTCTCCACATCCCGCCGCAAGTTCATCATCGCCGACACCCCTGGCCACGAGCAGTTCACGGCCAACATGGCCACCGGCGCGAGCGTCTGCGATCTGGCCGTGGTGCTCGTCGATGCCCGCCATGGCCTGCTCGACCAGAGCCGGCGGCACACCACCATCGTGGCGCTTCTCGGCATCAAGCACATCGTCGTGGCCGTGAACAAGATGGACCTGGTGGGGTGGGATCGCGCGACCTTCGAATCGATCCGCACCGACTTCGCCCGCTTCGCCGCTCCCCTCGGCGTGCCGGATCTGCACTTCATCCCGCTGTCGGCCCTGCACGGCGACAACGTGGTGCGCCGCTCGACCGCGGCCCCATGGTTTGCCGGCCGTCCGCTGCTCGAGCTGCTCGAGACCATTCATGTGGCATCTGACCGCAACTTCGTCGACTTCCGCTTCCCCGTGCAGCGCGTGGTGCGTCCAGACGACAGCTTCAGGGGGTATGCCGGAACCGTCGCGAGCGGACAGGTGCAGGTCGGAGACGAGGTGACCGCGCTGCCTTGCGGCCGGCGCACGCGCGTGTCGAGCATCGTGACCTACGACGGTGATCGCGACGAGGCGATGGCCGGCGACGCCGTGACGCTCACCCTGGCAGACCCCATCGATGTCAGCCGCGGCGACATGCTCTGCCACACGCTCAACCAGCCGCTTGGAGAGCGAGAGATCGAAGCGCAGGTGATCTGGTTCGACGATGAGGCGCTGACCCGAGGCAGCAGCTGGCGCCTGAAGCACACGACCCGTGCGGTGACCGCCACGATCACCGATCTGGTGGGGCGAACCGACATCACGACCGGCAATGTCATGGCCACCGATGCGCTCGAGCGAAACGGCATCGGCACCTGCGTGCTGACCCTCAACCAGCCCGTGTTCTATGATCCCTATCGCATGAACCGCAGCACGGGAGCCTTCATCCTCATTCACCCGCGCACGAATGCCACAGCAGGCGCCGGGCTGATCGTGGCGCGACATCCCCGCGCGCATCTCACCCCCGACCCGCAGGTTCTCGTGGGGCCGGCCATGCCCGAGGTCTCCCCAGAGATGCACGCCCGCGCCCTGCGACAGACACCCTTCACCATCTGGCTGACCGGCCTTCCCAAGAGCGGCAAGCTCCCCATCGCATACCGACTCGAGAAGCGCCTGCACGACGTGGGACTGCACACATGCGTGCTCCCAGCGAAGCACATGCGACACGGCATCAGCGCTGATCTGACGTTCTCCGCCGATGACCGGGGGGTTAACGCAAGACGCCTCGCCGAGATCGCCCGCATCGTGAATGACGCCGGGCTCATCGCCATATGCACATCGGTGAGCCCCTACCGTGCCGATCGGGAGCGCGCCCGCACGGTCATCGGCGCGCATCGCTTCATCGAGGCATGGTGCTCAGCGCCGGCCGAAGCCTGTGAG